From the Shewanella amazonensis SB2B genome, one window contains:
- the nhaR gene encoding transcriptional activator NhaR, producing the protein MQHLNYNHLYYFWMVQSKGSVVKAAEALCLTPQTVTGQIRALEDRLGGALFKRVGRQLEPTDLGELVFRYADKMFNLSYELLDILNYRKDAAMLFEVGIADALSKALSSRVLLSVLPTDGSMRLACYEATHESLMARLREHKLDMILSDCAGESLKYPEILSKKLGECGVSFFSSKTYTKPFPACLEEDKLLIPGKRTSLGQQLHRWFAEKNLEVRILGEFDDAAMMKAFGFFGQGIFVAPSIYKQDILGHGMQVIGETRDVREEYHVMFAERMIQHPAVQRLLETRFDDLFSGLDSQVQSF; encoded by the coding sequence ATGCAGCATCTGAATTACAACCATCTTTATTATTTCTGGATGGTACAGAGCAAGGGCTCGGTGGTAAAAGCTGCCGAGGCCCTGTGCCTCACACCACAAACCGTTACCGGGCAGATCCGTGCGCTGGAAGACAGGCTCGGTGGTGCGCTGTTCAAACGGGTTGGGCGACAACTTGAACCCACGGACTTGGGGGAGCTGGTTTTTCGATACGCCGACAAGATGTTCAACTTAAGCTATGAGCTTTTGGACATATTGAACTACCGCAAAGACGCTGCCATGTTGTTTGAGGTGGGCATTGCAGATGCTCTGTCCAAGGCGCTGTCGAGCCGGGTACTCCTGTCTGTGTTGCCTACAGACGGTAGTATGCGTCTGGCCTGTTATGAAGCTACCCACGAGAGCCTGATGGCACGATTGCGGGAGCATAAATTGGACATGATCCTGTCTGATTGTGCCGGTGAGTCCCTCAAATATCCGGAAATCCTGTCCAAAAAGTTGGGAGAGTGCGGCGTCAGTTTCTTCTCTTCTAAAACCTACACCAAGCCTTTCCCCGCCTGCCTTGAGGAAGACAAGCTGCTCATCCCGGGAAAGCGCACCAGCCTTGGGCAGCAGCTGCATCGCTGGTTTGCTGAAAAGAACCTCGAAGTGCGTATTCTCGGGGAATTCGACGATGCGGCCATGATGAAAGCCTTCGGCTTTTTCGGACAAGGGATTTTTGTCGCCCCGTCGATTTACAAGCAGGATATTTTAGGCCACGGCATGCAAGTGATAGGCGAAACTCGGGACGTTCGGGAGGAATATCATGTGATGTTCGCCGAGCGCATGATCCAGCATCCAGCGGTTCAACGATTGCTTGAGACACGTTTTGATGACCTGTTTTCAGGGCTCGACAGTCAGGTTCAGAGCTTTTAA
- a CDS encoding FAD assembly factor SdhE, with protein MSTARVRWACRRGMLELDVLFQPFVENHYEALSDEQKAVFVRLLACEDPELFAWFMGHEQCPDSELADMVVTVRGRPAP; from the coding sequence ATGAGTACTGCCCGCGTTCGCTGGGCCTGCCGCCGTGGCATGCTGGAGCTGGACGTGTTGTTCCAGCCGTTTGTTGAAAACCACTACGAGGCACTTAGCGACGAGCAAAAGGCTGTGTTTGTAAGACTGCTGGCCTGCGAAGATCCCGAGCTCTTTGCCTGGTTTATGGGGCATGAGCAATGCCCGGACTCTGAACTTGCTGACATGGTAGTCACGGTTCGTGGACGTCCGGCGCCATAA